From Pelosinus fermentans DSM 17108, the proteins below share one genomic window:
- a CDS encoding methyl-accepting chemotaxis protein yields the protein MNLLIWIKKSIQVKVTAVLVIGLLITLSILGVCNFYNAKSILVSGVEEDLVHRADAYAEDIGTWKDTREIEVSILATNQSVVNGDTQGALAYLKEETKRNPIYSRFWLVDAKGQSIHTSGDRTNIADREYFKQVMSTGKVTTTDPIISKADGKLVVSVVAPIKKNNQVIGALGGTVPIDALISRVNQIKVAQSGYAYVIQGDGLTIIHPDKDQIMKTNILKDPNAKDQLKNIMNKMVNAETGTGNYADEGVTKYIAFAPIPGTNWSLGINVPEEEILVKLAPFLRSSFITIGLILIAACGFGILVSRKITRPIIRMNKAIEKMAEGDLTLQVAALGMTAAQSADGKDELDAMEIHFDTMVKKIRSLVQQIATSAELVAASSEELTASAEQSSVAANQIAETITEVASGSTLQIKAVDVAEDAVEKMSASIQQVAAHSGNVAATAEKTALAAQDGGKAIEDTTKQMENIEKTVMNSAQVVEKLGNRSKEIGQIVDTIAGIAGQTNLLALNAAIEAARAGEQGRGFAVVAEEVRKLAEQSQDAAKHIAVLIGEIQGDTDKAVNVMAEGTNEVKRGSEVVHIAGKAFGEILKLIEQVSNQIRDISAAIQQVAGGSEQIVSSIKEIDRINGETTGYTQTVSASAQEQSASMEEIAASSEALAKMSEELRSIIAQFKV from the coding sequence ATGAATTTGCTTATATGGATAAAGAAAAGTATTCAGGTAAAGGTTACAGCTGTTTTAGTAATTGGACTATTAATAACATTAAGCATTCTAGGAGTATGTAATTTCTACAATGCAAAAAGCATATTGGTTTCAGGTGTTGAGGAGGATCTTGTTCATCGGGCAGATGCCTATGCTGAAGACATTGGGACGTGGAAAGATACTCGTGAAATTGAGGTTTCCATATTGGCAACGAATCAAAGTGTTGTTAACGGAGATACCCAGGGGGCACTTGCTTATTTAAAAGAAGAGACCAAGCGAAATCCTATTTATTCACGGTTTTGGCTTGTAGATGCAAAGGGGCAATCCATTCATACATCAGGGGATAGAACAAATATCGCTGATCGTGAATATTTTAAACAGGTCATGTCAACTGGTAAAGTGACAACTACCGATCCAATTATCTCTAAGGCTGATGGTAAATTGGTGGTTTCTGTGGTTGCGCCAATCAAAAAGAATAACCAGGTTATAGGGGCTCTTGGCGGTACAGTGCCTATTGATGCTCTCATTTCACGTGTGAATCAAATTAAGGTTGCACAAAGCGGTTATGCCTATGTAATTCAGGGCGATGGTTTAACCATCATTCATCCTGATAAAGACCAAATCATGAAGACGAATATATTAAAGGATCCTAATGCAAAAGATCAGCTTAAAAATATAATGAATAAAATGGTCAATGCGGAAACCGGAACTGGTAATTACGCAGACGAGGGCGTTACGAAGTACATTGCTTTCGCTCCTATTCCTGGAACGAATTGGAGCTTGGGGATCAATGTACCGGAAGAAGAAATTCTTGTGAAATTGGCCCCCTTTCTAAGATCCTCCTTTATTACAATTGGTTTGATTCTTATTGCTGCTTGTGGTTTTGGTATTTTAGTTTCAAGGAAAATAACAAGGCCGATTATAAGAATGAATAAAGCAATTGAAAAAATGGCAGAAGGTGACTTAACCTTACAAGTAGCTGCTCTAGGTATGACGGCCGCACAGAGTGCCGATGGTAAAGACGAATTAGATGCAATGGAGATCCATTTTGATACGATGGTAAAAAAAATACGCAGTTTGGTTCAACAAATTGCTACTTCAGCAGAACTGGTAGCAGCATCATCCGAGGAACTTACGGCAAGTGCAGAACAATCCTCTGTAGCTGCCAATCAAATCGCTGAAACGATAACGGAAGTAGCTTCAGGCAGTACACTACAAATAAAAGCAGTAGATGTTGCCGAGGATGCTGTTGAAAAGATGTCTGCTAGTATACAGCAGGTAGCTGCTCACTCTGGAAATGTAGCAGCTACTGCTGAAAAGACGGCGCTTGCTGCTCAAGATGGCGGTAAGGCAATCGAAGATACTACAAAACAGATGGAGAATATTGAGAAAACAGTAATGAACTCAGCTCAGGTAGTCGAGAAACTTGGCAATCGTTCAAAAGAGATTGGTCAAATTGTCGATACCATTGCTGGAATTGCCGGTCAAACAAATCTCCTTGCATTGAATGCTGCAATCGAGGCAGCACGTGCTGGTGAACAGGGCAGAGGGTTCGCGGTGGTAGCGGAAGAAGTTCGTAAACTAGCTGAACAATCCCAGGACGCAGCAAAACATATTGCAGTACTAATTGGTGAAATTCAAGGTGATACTGATAAAGCAGTTAACGTAATGGCCGAGGGGACGAATGAAGTCAAGCGAGGTTCAGAAGTAGTTCATATTGCAGGCAAGGCTTTCGGGGAGATATTGAAATTAATTGAACAGGTTTCCAATCAAATCCGGGATATTTCTGCTGCAATTCAACAGGTAGCAGGCGGCAGTGAGCAAATTGTTTCCTCAATTAAAGAAATCGACAGAATTAATGGTGAGACAACTGGATATACCCAGACTGTTTCTGCCTCAGCCCAAGAGCAGTCTGCATCAATGGAAGAGATTGCTGCCTCTAGTGAAGCGTTAGCTAAAATGTCTGAGGAACTTCGCTCTATTATAGCCCAATTTAAAGTATAA